In Peromyscus eremicus chromosome 2, PerEre_H2_v1, whole genome shotgun sequence, a single genomic region encodes these proteins:
- the LOC131905293 gene encoding LOW QUALITY PROTEIN: crooked neck-like protein 1 (The sequence of the model RefSeq protein was modified relative to this genomic sequence to represent the inferred CDS: substituted 2 bases at 2 genomic stop codons) encodes MASSTVAGKQRIPKVAKVKTKAPAEVQLTAEQLSREAKERELELLPPPPQQRITDEEELNDYKLGKRKTFEDKIRKNRTVISNWIKYAQWEESVKEIQRARSIYERALDVDYRNVTLWLKYAEMEMKNRQVNHARNIWDRALTALPRVSQFWYKSAYMEEMLGNVAGARQVFERWMEWRPEDQAWHAYINFELRHKEVXQARTLYERFVLVHPAVKNWVKYARFEEKHAHFAHARKVYKRAVEFFGEERMDAHLYAVFAKFEENQKELERVRVIYKYALHRISKQGAQELLKNYTIFEKKFGDRRAVEDIIVSKRRCQYEEEVKANPYNYDAWFDYLRLEESEAEADTVREVYERAIANVPPIQEKRHWKRYIYLWINYAFYEELEAKDPERTRQVYQASLALIPHKKFTFAKMWLYYAQFEIRHKNLTLARRALGTSIGKCPKNKLFKGYIELELQLREFHRCCKLYEKFLEFGPENCTSWIKFAELETILGDIDRARAIYELAVSQSSLDMPEVLWKSYIDFEMEQEETERARNLYRQLLQRTQHVKVWISLAQFELSSGEEASVTKCRQIYQEANKTMRKREEKEERLRLLESWRSFEDEFGTVSDKQGVDKLMPERAKKRRKVQAEDGSDAGWEEYHDYIFPEEAANQLNLKFLAMAKLWKKRQQEKEAAQXDPHKDIGESESSSF; translated from the coding sequence ATGGCGTCCTCTACAGTGGCCGGGAAACAGAGGATTCCCAAAGTGGCCAAGGTGAAAACCAAAGCGCCAGCTGAGGTACAGCTAACTGCAGAGCAGCTCTCTAGAGAGGCTAAAGAGAGAGAACTCGAGCTCCTTCCACCCCCGCCTCAGCAGAGGATCACAGATGAAGAGGAGCTCAATGATTACaaacttgggaagaggaagacttttGAAGATAAGATAAGAAAAAATAGGACTGTGATCAGTAATTGGATCAAATACGCTCAGTGGGAAGAAAGTGTAAAGGAAATCCAAAGGGCTCGGTCCATATACGAGCGTGCCTTGGATGTAGACTATCGGAATGTTACACTCTGGCTGAAATATGCCGAGATGGAAATGAAGAACCGCCAGGTCAACCACGCCCGAAATATCTGGGACCGAGCCCTGACAGCTCTGCCCCGAGTCAGTCAGTTCTGGTACAAGTCCGCGTACATGGAGGAGATGTTGGGCAATGTTGCCGGTGCCCGTCAAGTGTTTGAGCGCTGGATGGAATGGCGGCCTGAGGACCAGGCCTGGCATGCCTACATCAACTTCGAGCTGAGACACAAAGAGGTGTAGCAGGCCCGAACCCTTTACGAACGCTTTGTGCTCGTGCACCCTGCTGTGAAGAACTGGGTCAAGTATGCCCGATTCGAAGAGAAGCATGCTCATTTTGCCCATGCGCGGAAAGTCTACAAGAGAGCAGTGGAGTTCTTTGGAGAGGAGCGTATGGACGCACACCTGTATGCGGTCTTTGCTAAATTTGAGGAAAATCAGAAAGAATTGGAAAGGGTACGAGTTATCTACAAATATGCCCTGCATAGAATTTCAAAACAAGGGGCGCAAGAACTCTTGAAAAACTATACCATCTTTGAGAAGAAGTTTGGTGACCGGAGGGCTGTGGAAGATATCATCGTGAGCAAACGGAGATGCCAATATGAAGAAGAAGTGAAGGCTAATCCGTACAATTACGATGCCTGGTTTGATTACTTGCGCCTGGAGGAAAGCGAGGCGGAGGCCGACACAGTGCGGGAAGTCTATGAGAGGGCCATTGCCAACGTGCCGCCCATCCAGGAGAAGAGGCATTGGAAGCGCTACATCTATCTCTGGATCAACTATGCGTTCTACGAAGAGCTGGAAGCCAAGGATCCTGAGAGGACAAGGCAGGTCTATCAAGCGTCTTTGGCACTAATTCCTCACAAAAAGTTCACATTTGCCAAAATGTGGTTATATTATGCCCAGTTTGAAATACGACACAAAAATCTGACGCTGGCCAGAAGAGCTTTGGGGACTTCCATAGGCAAATGTCCAAAGAACAAGTTATTCAAAGGGTATATAGAACTGGAACTACAGCTTCGAGAATTTCACAGATGCTGCAAGCTTTATGAGAAGTTCTTGGAATTTGGACCTGAAAATTGTACCTCATGGATTAAGTTTGCAGAATTAGAGACCATCCTCGGTGACATCGATAGAGCCCGGGCCATCTACGAATTAGCCGTCAGCCAGTCAAGCTTAGACATGCCAGAGGTACTTTGGAAATCATACATCGATTTTGAGATGGAGCAGGAAGAAACTGAAAGAGCACGAAACCTTTACCGACAATTGCTTCAGCGAACACAGCATGTCAAGGTATGGATCAGTTTGGCTCAGTTTGAGTTATCCTCAGGGGAAGAGGCAAGTGTGACTAAATGCAGACAGATTTACCAAGAGGCCAACAAAACCATGAGAAAAcgtgaagagaaagaagagagacttAGGTTGCTGGAATCCTGGCGAAGTTTTGAAGATGAATTTGGAACAGTATCAGACAAGCAAGGAGTAGACAAACTCATGCCAGAAAGGgccaagaagaggaggaaggtccAGGCTGAAGATGGGTCTGATGCCGGCTGGGAAGAATACCACGATTACATCTTTCCAGAGGAGGCTGCCAACCAGCTTAACCTCAAGTTTCTGGCAATGGCCAAGCTTTGGAAGAAACGgcaacaagaaaaagaagctgCCCAATAGGATCCACATAAGGACATTGGTGAGAGTGAATCCTCATCTTTTTAA